Proteins found in one Oncorhynchus mykiss isolate Arlee chromosome 3, USDA_OmykA_1.1, whole genome shotgun sequence genomic segment:
- the LOC110515419 gene encoding cysteine-rich venom protein, whose translation MFALLVCILTLHEVYTVCNVVKICPDSTAVQAEILNQHNAFRRAVTPTARDMLKMNWSEEAAASAQAWVDTCSMAHGPPSSRMLGDYEMGENLFMSSASKNWTQIVTAWHSEVIDYSYPNGSINGKSIGHYTQVVWNSSYKVGCGVALCPGSVYFYGCQYYRAGNYRGVAPYKEGATCADCPNSCENKLCTNPCPYINKYVNCAAMKKQAGCSNPLVYAWCPALCLCTSKIIPIAKK comes from the exons ATGTTTGCGTTATTGGTTTGCATCCTGACACTGCATGAAGTGTACACTGTGTGCAATGTGGTAA aaattTGCCCAGACAGCACAGCAGTTCAGGCTGAGATCCTTAACCAGCACAACGCCTTCCGGAGAGCGGTTACGCCAACTGCTAGAGACATGCTCAAGATG AACTGGAGCGAGGAGGCAGCGGCCAGTGCTCAGGCTTGGGTTGACACCTGCTCCATGGCTCATGGCCCACCCAGCAGTCGCATGCTTGGCG ACTACGAAATGGGTGAGAACCTGTTCATGTCCTCCGCTTCTAAGAATTGGACTCAAATCGTTACAGCCTGGCACAGTGAGGTCATAGACTACTCCTATCCCAATGGATCTATCAATGGTAAATCCATCGGCCACTACACACAG GTGGTTTGGAACAGTTCATACAAGGTTGGCTGTGGTGTGGCCCTGTGTCCTGGCTCAGTCTACTTCTATGGATGCCAGTATTACAGAGC GGGAAACTACAGAGGAGTGGCTCCTTACAAGGAAGGAGCTACATGTGCCGACTGCCCCAACTCCTGCGAAAATAAGCTTTGCA CCAATCCCTGTCCTTACATAAACAAGTATGTCAATTGTGCCGCCATGAAAAAACAGGCCGGGTGCAGTAATCCTTTGGTGTACGCCTGGTGTCCCGCCCTCTGCCTGTGCACCTCCAAAATCATCCCAATAGCAAAGAAGTGA